GCGATCACGCCGCCCGCGCAGATCGAAACGAAGCCGACGAGGCCCAGGGTCCGGGCCGTCCATGCGGCCCGGGCGATCGTCAATAGAATCAGCACCGTGGCCACGGCGCCGGCCGTTTGCAGCGCGGCATAATAGTGGTTCGACTGCGCATGAAAGCCGGTCACCATCGCAGCGGATGTGGCGAGCGTCACGCCGATCACCAGATTTTCGGCAGCGGCGAGCAGCACGACTTTCTTCAGGTCGGGCAACATCAGCACATGGCGCAGCGCGATGCGCACGGGCAGCGTCCAGTGGCCGGCAGCCGCGGGCGGCGGATCGGCGGCGCGAAAACCGCTCGTGCGCTGCCAGAGCAGCAGCGCGCCATCGGCGCACAGAAACAGCACACCGGTCGCACTGACGACCCATTCCCAACGCCATAGGCCGAGCAGCAGCGCGGCGAGCATCGGACCGAGCGCGAAACCTAGTTGATCCGCCAACTGCGACCAGGCGAGCACACGCTGAAACTGCCGCGTGCTGAAGATCTGAGGCAGCATGACTTCACGCGCGACGAGGCCCTGGCTCGTCAACACGCCGCATACGGCCGAGAGCGCGATCAGCCAGCCGATACCGCCGAATAGCGCATAAGCGACTACGCCGCCGAAACACGCCAGCGCGCGCACGGCCTGGCTCACGCGCATCAATCTGAGCGGCGAGACGCGGTCGCACAACGCGCCGAAGAAAGGAAACACGAGATAGCGGGGCAGCGTTTCGATAAAGAACGCGAGCCCCGACCACGAAACCTGATGCGTGGTCTGGAATACGACGAGTGGCACGAGAAACAGCAGAACCTGATCGGCAAGACGCGCGACAAACAGCGAGCAGAAAAAAGCCTGATGGTTGACGCGCACCGTTCATGTCCCGCCGTTTAGAGGTCGAGACCGATCCTATCAAAGATGGCGGTCTCGCGCCGCACGGCCACTCCACGCGAGCGCATGGCATGTCGCGACGCTGCTAGCCGCGATAAGCCGCTTCGAGCTGCGCGATATCCAGCTTGACCATTTTCATCATGACCGCCATCACACGGCTCGCTTTGGCGGCGTCCGGGTCGCGCAGCATTTCGCCGAGCACGTCCGGCGCGATCTGCCACGAGACGCCGAACCGGTCCTGCAGCCAGCCGCATTGCCACGGTGTACCGCCATCGGTGAGTTTCGCCCAGTAGCGGTCGATCTCCTCCTGCGAGCCGCAGTGCACGAACAGCGAAATCGCCGGCGTGAAAGTGAATTGCGGGCCGCCGTTCAGCGCCATGAACTCCTGGCCTTCAATCTCGAACGTGACGGCCAGCACGTCGCCTTTCGGTCCGGGTCCGGCGTCCGTGTAATGCATCGTCGTGGCGATGCGGGAATCGGAAAACACGGATGTATAGAAGCGGGCCGCTTCTTCCGCCTTACCGTCGAACCACAGGCAAGGTGCAATCTTTTGCATGACGCTTCTCCTTCTCACCGGACGGACCGTGCGTTACTTCATGG
This genomic stretch from Paraburkholderia dioscoreae harbors:
- a CDS encoding MFS transporter — its product is MRVNHQAFFCSLFVARLADQVLLFLVPLVVFQTTHQVSWSGLAFFIETLPRYLVFPFFGALCDRVSPLRLMRVSQAVRALACFGGVVAYALFGGIGWLIALSAVCGVLTSQGLVAREVMLPQIFSTRQFQRVLAWSQLADQLGFALGPMLAALLLGLWRWEWVVSATGVLFLCADGALLLWQRTSGFRAADPPPAAAGHWTLPVRIALRHVLMLPDLKKVVLLAAAENLVIGVTLATSAAMVTGFHAQSNHYYAALQTAGAVATVLILLTIARAAWTARTLGLVGFVSICAGGVIAGASAAPWGYALGFLLIVGFDKMFNVYIRSARQQIIPPQDYGKTTGVVILLNNLTQPLAGLLVSVFSTRTQTGPLIVILSLTMGGIGAVVSIGAALARRKRALALWE
- a CDS encoding VOC family protein encodes the protein MQKIAPCLWFDGKAEEAARFYTSVFSDSRIATTMHYTDAGPGPKGDVLAVTFEIEGQEFMALNGGPQFTFTPAISLFVHCGSQEEIDRYWAKLTDGGTPWQCGWLQDRFGVSWQIAPDVLGEMLRDPDAAKASRVMAVMMKMVKLDIAQLEAAYRG